In Tursiops truncatus isolate mTurTru1 chromosome 19, mTurTru1.mat.Y, whole genome shotgun sequence, a genomic segment contains:
- the PSMB10 gene encoding proteasome subunit beta type-10 isoform X2, whose amino-acid sequence MQKTAPEPQKGFSFENCERNAALERSLPGLRVPHARKTGTTIAGLVFRDGVILGADTRATNDSIVAYQSCEKIHFIAPKIYCCGAGVAADAEMTTRMAASNMELHALSTGREPRVATVTRALRQTLFRYRGYVGASLIVGGVDFTGPQLYCVHPHGSYSRLPFTAQGSGQDAALAVLEDRFQPNMTVQPVPLCPWDHSCPVGDSDAADPGAAGGNCAGHGCGVK is encoded by the exons ATGCAGAAGACAGCGCCAGAACCCCAAAAGGGCTTCTCCTTCGAAAACTGCGAGAG AAACGCAGCCTTAGAACGCTCCCTCCCGGGGCTCCGTGTCCCTCATGCACGCAAGACCGGAACCACCATCGCAGGCCTTGTGTTCCGA gacGGGGTCATCCTGGGCGCGGATACGCGGGCCACTAACGATTCGATCGTGGCGTACCAGAGCTGCGAGAAGATCCACTTCATCGCCCCTAAAATCTA CTGCTGTGGGGCTGGAGTTGCCGCGGACGCAGAGATGACCACGCGGATGGCGGCGTCTAACATGGAGCTACACGCGCTGTCCACAGGCCGCGAGCCCCGCGTGGCCACGGTCACCCGCGCTTTGCGCCAGACGCTCTTCCG GTACCGGGGCTACGTGGGCGCCTCGCTGATTGTGGGCGGCGTAGACTTCACCGGACCGCAGCTCTACTGCGTGCACCCCCACGGCTCCTACAGCCGTCTGCCCTTCACGGCCCAGG GCTCCGGCCAGGATGCGGCCCTGGCAGTGCTGGAGGACCGGTTCCAGCCGAACATGACG GTCCAGCCAGTACCGCTTTGCCCCTGGGACCACAGCTGTCCTGTCGGAGACAGTGATGCCGCTGACCCTGGAGCTGCTGGAGGAAACTGTGCAGGCCATGGATGTGGAGTGAAGTAG
- the PSMB10 gene encoding proteasome subunit beta type-10 isoform X1 yields MQKTAPEPQKGFSFENCERNAALERSLPGLRVPHARKTGTTIAGLVFRDGVILGADTRATNDSIVAYQSCEKIHFIAPKIYCCGAGVAADAEMTTRMAASNMELHALSTGREPRVATVTRALRQTLFRYRGYVGASLIVGGVDFTGPQLYCVHPHGSYSRLPFTAQGSGQDAALAVLEDRFQPNMTLEAAQELLVEAITAGILGDLGSGGSVDACVITGTSAKLLRTLSSPTEPIERSSQYRFAPGTTAVLSETVMPLTLELLEETVQAMDVE; encoded by the exons ATGCAGAAGACAGCGCCAGAACCCCAAAAGGGCTTCTCCTTCGAAAACTGCGAGAG AAACGCAGCCTTAGAACGCTCCCTCCCGGGGCTCCGTGTCCCTCATGCACGCAAGACCGGAACCACCATCGCAGGCCTTGTGTTCCGA gacGGGGTCATCCTGGGCGCGGATACGCGGGCCACTAACGATTCGATCGTGGCGTACCAGAGCTGCGAGAAGATCCACTTCATCGCCCCTAAAATCTA CTGCTGTGGGGCTGGAGTTGCCGCGGACGCAGAGATGACCACGCGGATGGCGGCGTCTAACATGGAGCTACACGCGCTGTCCACAGGCCGCGAGCCCCGCGTGGCCACGGTCACCCGCGCTTTGCGCCAGACGCTCTTCCG GTACCGGGGCTACGTGGGCGCCTCGCTGATTGTGGGCGGCGTAGACTTCACCGGACCGCAGCTCTACTGCGTGCACCCCCACGGCTCCTACAGCCGTCTGCCCTTCACGGCCCAGG GCTCCGGCCAGGATGCGGCCCTGGCAGTGCTGGAGGACCGGTTCCAGCCGAACATGACG CTGGAGGCAGCGCAGGAGCTGCTGGTGGAAGCCATCACTGCAGGGATCCTGGGTGACTTGGGCTCTGGGGGCAGTGTGGATGCATGTGTGATCACTGGGACCAGCGCCAAGCTGCTGCGAACACTGAGCTCTCCCACAGAGCCTATAGAGAG GTCCAGCCAGTACCGCTTTGCCCCTGGGACCACAGCTGTCCTGTCGGAGACAGTGATGCCGCTGACCCTGGAGCTGCTGGAGGAAACTGTGCAGGCCATGGATGTGGAGTGA
- the LCAT gene encoding phosphatidylcholine-sterol acyltransferase isoform X2, with the protein MCYRKTDDFFTIWLDLNMFLPVGVDCWIDNTRVVYNRSSGRVSNAPGVQIRVPGFGKTYSVEYLDNSKLAGYMHTLVQNLVNNGYVRDETVRAAPYDWRLEPSQQEEYYLKLAGLVEEMHATYRRPVFLIGHSLGCLHLLYFLLRQPQAWKDRFIDGFISLGAPWGGSIKPMIILASGDNQGIPIMSSIKLKEEQRMTTASPWMFPSSQAWPEDHVFISTPTFNYTSRDLQRFFTDLHFEEGWYMWLQSRDLLAGLPAPGVEVYCLYGVGLPTPSTYIFDHGFPYTDPVGVLYEDGDDTVATRSTELCAQWQGLQQQPVHLLPLPGVQHLNMVFSNQTLEHINAILLGTYRNSTAVPPTASPRPMPPE; encoded by the exons ATGTGCTACCGCAAGACAGACGACTTTTTCACCATCTGGCTGGATCTCAATATGTTCCTACCCGTTGGGGTAGACTGCTGGATCGATAACACCAG GGTTGTCTACAACCGCAGCTCTGGGCGAGTATCCAATGCCCCCGGTGTACAGATCCGTGTTCCCGGCTTTGGCAAGACCTACTCTGTTGAGTATCTGGACAACAGCAAGTTGGCAG GTTACATGCACACACTGGTTCAGAACCTGGTCAACAATGGGTATGTGCGGGATGAGACGGTGCGGGCCGCCCCCTACGACTGGCGGCTGGAGCCCA GCCAGCAGGAGGAGTACTACCTGAAGCTTGCTGGGCTAGTGGAGGAAATGCACGCTACCTACAGAAGGCCTGTCTTCCTCATTGGGCACAGCCTTGGCTGCCTGCACTTGCTCTATTTCTTACTGCGCCAGCCCCAGGCCTGGAAGGACCGCTTCATCGATGGTTTCATCTCTCTTGGGGCTCCCTGGGGTGGCTCCATCAAGCCCATGATAATCTTGGCCTCAG GTGACAACCAAGGCATCCCAATCATGTCCAGCATCAAGCTGAAAGAGGAGCAGCGCATGACAACAGCGTCCCCCTGGATGTTTCCCTCCAGCCAGGCATGGCCCGAGGACCACGTGTTCATTTCCACCCCCACCTTCAACTACACAAGCCGTGACTTGCAGCGCTTCTTTACAGACCTGCACTTTGAGGAAGGCTGGTACATGTGGTTACAGTCACGTGACCTGCTGGCAGGGCTCCCAGCACCTGGAGTAGAAGTATACTGTCTGTATGGCGTGGGCCTGCCCACACCCAGCACCTACATCTTTGACCATGGCTTCCCCTACACGGACCCTGTGGGTGTGCTCTATGAGGACGGGGATGACACTGTGGCCACGCGCAGCACCGAGCTCTGTGCCCAGTGGCAGGGCCTCCAACAGCAGCCTGTGCAcctgctgcctctgcctgggGTACAGCACCTCAATATGGTCTTCAGCAACCAGACACTGGAGCACATCAATGCCATCCTGCTGGGTACCTACCGAAATAGCACCGCCGTACCCCCAACTGCCAGCCCAAGGCCCATGCCCCCTGAATAA
- the CTRL gene encoding LOW QUALITY PROTEIN: chymotrypsin-like protease CTRL-1 (The sequence of the model RefSeq protein was modified relative to this genomic sequence to represent the inferred CDS: inserted 2 bases in 1 codon; deleted 1 base in 1 codon; substituted 1 base at 1 genomic stop codon), with protein MKRTIKPDPVLNLTPATVLLLSLILTLVLLGSSLGCGVPAIRPVLSFSQRIVNGENAVLGSWPWQVSLQDSNSFHFCGGSLISQSWVVTAAHCNVVPGCHFVILGEYDLSSSAEPFQVLSILRAITHPFWNPTTMNNDLMLLKLASPAQYTTHISPVCLASSNEVLPEGLTCXTTGCGRLSGAGSVTPARLQQVILPLVTVSQWQQYWGSRITNSMICAGASGPPCARXALAPCPGECGGPLVCQKGDMWVLTGIVSWGANNCNVCAPATYTQVSKFSTWINHSLQPSPPQALSPSQSNKDPRLCPLVYACLSSWFREKQRLGLPWWHSG; from the exons ATGAAGAGAACCATAAAGCCAGACCCAGTTCTCAACCTCACGCCTGCCACAGTGTTGCTGCTCAGCCTCATCCTTACCCTGGTCCTCCTTGGCTCCTCCTTGG GTTGTGGCGTTCCTGCCATCAGACCGGTGCTGAGCTTCAGCCAGAGGATTGTCAATGGGGAGAATGCAGTGCTGGGCTCGTGGCCCTGGCAGGTGTCCTTGCAG GACAGCAACAGCTTCCACTTCTGCGGTGGTTCCCTCATCAGTCAGTCCTGGGTGGTCACTGCTGCCCACTGCAATGTTGT CCCTGGCTGCCACTTTGTCATCCTGGGCGAGTATGACCTATCATCCAGCGCTGAGCCTTTTCAGGTTCTGTCCATCTTGCGG GCCATCACGCACCCTTTCTGGAACCCCACCACCATGAACAACGATCTGATGCTACTAAAGCTCGCCTCCCCAGCCCAGTACACAACACACATCTCACCAGTTTGCCTGGCTTCCTCAAATGAGGTGCTGCCTGAAGGCCTCACGTG CACCACTGGCTGCGGCCGCCTCAGCGGTGCGG GCAGTGTGACTCCTGCACGCCTGCAGCAGGTGATTCTGCCCCTGGTCACCGTGAGTCAGTGG CAGCAATACTGGGGCTCACGCATCACCAACTCTATGATCTGTGCAGGGGCCTCGGGGCCTCCTTGTGCCAGGTGAGCACTGGCACCCTGTCCT GGTGAATGTGGAGGCCCGCTTGTCTGCCAGAAGGGGGACATGTGGGTGCTCACTGGTATTGTCTCCTGGGGCGCCAATAACTGCAACGTGTGCGCGCCTGCCACGTACACTCAGGTTAGCAAGTTCAGTACCTGGATCAATCATAGCCTACAACCAAGCCCACCACAGGCCCTCTCCCCGTCTCAGTCCAATAAAGACCCCAGGCTCTGTCCTCTTGTGTATGCCTGtctgtcttcctggttcagggaAAAGCagaggctagggcttccctggtggcacagtggttga
- the LOC117309121 gene encoding small ribosomal subunit protein eS12-like: MAEEGIAAEGVMDINTALQEVLKTALIYDGLARGIREAAKALDKRQAHLCVLASNRDEPMYVKLVEALCAEHQINLIKVDDNKKLGEWVGLCKTDREGKPRKVVGCSCVVVKDYGKESQAKDIIEEYFKCKK, translated from the coding sequence ATGGCCGAGGAAGGAATTGCTGCTGAGGGTGTAATGGACATTAATACTGCTCTGCAAGAGGTGCTTAAGACCGCCCTCATCTACGATGGCCTAGCACGTGGAATTCGCGAAGCTGCCAAAGCCTTAGACAAGCGCCAAGCCCATCTCTGTGTGCTTGCGTCCAACCGTGATGAGCCTATGTATGTCAAGTTGGTGGAGGCCCTTTGTGCTGAGCACCAAATCAACCTGATTAAGGTTGATGACAACAAGAAACTAGGGGAATGGGTAGGCCTCTGTAAAACTGACAGAGAGGGAAAACCCCGTAAAGTGGTTGGCTGCAGCTGTGTGGTGGTTAAGGACTATGGCAAAGAGTCTCAGGCCAAGGATATCATCGAGGAGTACTTCAAATGCAAGAAATGA